The Syngnathus typhle isolate RoL2023-S1 ecotype Sweden linkage group LG16, RoL_Styp_1.0, whole genome shotgun sequence genome includes a region encoding these proteins:
- the trmt61b gene encoding tRNA (adenine(58)-N(1))-methyltransferase, mitochondrial isoform X5 has translation MQLRDQNHPHEEETYTEEHSSSDPSSDAKDGPSLKEKNPDHCNDVAAQQMETTLQRKTILAYGELLVAEYHKKGCVEFRKMFQLQLGTRLLSSWGIILHDDVVGQPAAHVQRTSRGVPIFIRRASLEDYVLYMKRGPAISYPKDASAMLLMMDVTEGDYVLDSGSGSGAMSLFLSRAVGSRGSVLSIDIREDHLKRAMLNYQRWRAAWRARQGEEWPDNVRFHKADLCAASPLLARRAFDAVALDLISPQLVLPTVIPHLHPGAVCAVYLANITQVIDLLEGIRCTALPLLCERIFDIPTRDWLVGPARLKDGRYCSKKAPSLNGAPVEEENASVEVEQDEDPAFGSIPYIARPHPQQLSHTAFLVKLRKFVT, from the exons ATGCAACTGAGAGATCAGAACCATCCACATGAAGAAGAAACCTATACGGAGGAGCACAGCTCATCTGATCCCAGTTCAGATGCAAAAGATGGACCATCTTTGAAAGAAAAGAATCCAGACCATTGCAATGATGTGGCTGCACAGCAGATGGAAACTACCCTCCAACGAAAGACCATTCTTGCATACGGGGAGCTGCTAGTGGCCGAGTATCATAAAAAAGGCTGTGTGGAATTCAGGAAGATGTTCCAGCTTCAACTTGGAACACGTCTTTTGAGCAGCTGGGGGATTATCCTGCATGATGATGTAGTTGGGCAGCCTGCAGCTCACGTCCAGAGAACAAGCAGGGGGGTCCCCATCTTCATACGACGTGCAAGTTTGGAAGATTATGTGCTGTATATGAAGAGAGGCCCTGCTATCTCCTATCCAAAG GATGCCAGCGCTATGCTGCTGATGATGGACGTCACGGAGGGAGATTATGTGCTGGACTCGGGCTCCGGGTCTGGGGCCATGTCTCTGTTTTTATCTCGGGCAG TGGGCTCCAGGGGCAGCGTGCTGAGTATAGACATCAGAGAGGATCACCTCAAAAGAGCTATGCTCAACTACCAACGCTGGAGAGCCGCATGGAGAGCGCGGCAAGGGGAGGAGTGGCCTGACAATGTCCGTTTCCATAAGGCTGACCTTTGCGCGGCTTCACCTCTTCTTGCCCGTCGGGCATTCGATGCG GTGGCTCTTGATCTGATAAGcccacagcttgttttgcccACTGTGATTCCACATCTGCACCCTGGGGCCGTGTGTGCTGTCTACCTCGCCAA TATCACTCAAGTGATCGACCTTCTGGAAGGGATTCGATGCACAGCGCTTCCTTTGTTGTGCGAACGCATCTTCGATATTCCCACTCGGGACTGGCTTGTTGGTCCCGCCCGTCTTAAAGACGGGCGCTATTGCTCGAAGAAAGCGCCGAGCCTCAATGGAGCCCCCGTAGAGGAGGAGAACGCTTCAGTTGAGGTGGAACAAG ATGAAGATCCAGCCTTTGGGAGTATCCCGTATATTGCCAGGCCTCACCCACAACAGTTGAGCCACACAG CATTCCTGGTGAAACTGCGGAAGTTTGTGACATAG
- the trmt61b gene encoding tRNA (adenine(58)-N(1))-methyltransferase, mitochondrial isoform X4: MSVKCHSNQVEMKRFSTACVKCSNDDREGSKTQLLTTKQVARQSLLSRRSLSPLERISSLLPQDALGPEVMQLRDQNHPHEEETYTEEHSSSDPSSDAKDGPSLKEKNPDHCNDVAAQQMETTLQRKTILAYGELLVAEYHKKGCVEFRKMFQLQLGTRLLSSWGIILHDDVVGQPAAHVQRTSRGVPIFIRRASLEDYVLYMKRGPAISYPKDASAMLLMMDVTEGDYVLDSGSGSGAMSLFLSRAVGSRGSVLSIDIREDHLKRAMLNYQRWRAAWRARQGEEWPDNVRFHKADLCAASPLLARRAFDAVALDLISPQLVLPTVIPHLHPGAVCAVYLANITQVIDLLEGIRCTALPLLCERIFDIPTRDWLVGPARLKDGRYCSKKAPSLNGAPVEEENASVEVEQDEDPAFGSIPYIARPHPQQLSHTAFLVKLRKFVT; encoded by the exons ATGTCTGTGAAATGTCATTCCAATCAAGTGGAAATGAAAAGGTTTTCAACcgcttgtgtgaaatgtagcaatgATGACAGAGAGGGCTCCAAAACACAACTACTGACCACCAAGCAGGTAGCTAGGCAGTCGCTGCTGTCCAGGAGATCTTTATCTCCCCTCGAGAGGATAAGTTCCCTGCTTCCACAGGATGCATTGGGCCCTGAGGTGATGCAACTGAGAGATCAGAACCATCCACATGAAGAAGAAACCTATACGGAGGAGCACAGCTCATCTGATCCCAGTTCAGATGCAAAAGATGGACCATCTTTGAAAGAAAAGAATCCAGACCATTGCAATGATGTGGCTGCACAGCAGATGGAAACTACCCTCCAACGAAAGACCATTCTTGCATACGGGGAGCTGCTAGTGGCCGAGTATCATAAAAAAGGCTGTGTGGAATTCAGGAAGATGTTCCAGCTTCAACTTGGAACACGTCTTTTGAGCAGCTGGGGGATTATCCTGCATGATGATGTAGTTGGGCAGCCTGCAGCTCACGTCCAGAGAACAAGCAGGGGGGTCCCCATCTTCATACGACGTGCAAGTTTGGAAGATTATGTGCTGTATATGAAGAGAGGCCCTGCTATCTCCTATCCAAAG GATGCCAGCGCTATGCTGCTGATGATGGACGTCACGGAGGGAGATTATGTGCTGGACTCGGGCTCCGGGTCTGGGGCCATGTCTCTGTTTTTATCTCGGGCAG TGGGCTCCAGGGGCAGCGTGCTGAGTATAGACATCAGAGAGGATCACCTCAAAAGAGCTATGCTCAACTACCAACGCTGGAGAGCCGCATGGAGAGCGCGGCAAGGGGAGGAGTGGCCTGACAATGTCCGTTTCCATAAGGCTGACCTTTGCGCGGCTTCACCTCTTCTTGCCCGTCGGGCATTCGATGCG GTGGCTCTTGATCTGATAAGcccacagcttgttttgcccACTGTGATTCCACATCTGCACCCTGGGGCCGTGTGTGCTGTCTACCTCGCCAA TATCACTCAAGTGATCGACCTTCTGGAAGGGATTCGATGCACAGCGCTTCCTTTGTTGTGCGAACGCATCTTCGATATTCCCACTCGGGACTGGCTTGTTGGTCCCGCCCGTCTTAAAGACGGGCGCTATTGCTCGAAGAAAGCGCCGAGCCTCAATGGAGCCCCCGTAGAGGAGGAGAACGCTTCAGTTGAGGTGGAACAAG ATGAAGATCCAGCCTTTGGGAGTATCCCGTATATTGCCAGGCCTCACCCACAACAGTTGAGCCACACAG CATTCCTGGTGAAACTGCGGAAGTTTGTGACATAG
- the spdya gene encoding speedy protein A encodes MKRTAQWRGTTTTTTAAALQVRNKSEEQCPPEKSSCRTGMYFHKRTVQPTFTVKQQEMMSFLDLFEDDLIHDFLLMDCCCKITDKYLLAMVFIYFKRSHLTIEEYTKKNFFIALYLANSMEEEEEESKYEIFPWALGKTWRKKVTQFLQMKDKFWVRIEFRAAVSRRCCEEVMAIMPSHFVWKRERSEEHSGAHRQTDKVSYPRGPSASPLPCIRCNRKSTFSQRLQISRSLSLPSCKNKISQSTALSLEKTPPPPIATCRETSDQSQRSSNDSDLPASYPTGGSLSSDSYMYDSSMDWINK; translated from the exons ATGAAACGGACAGCCCAGTGGCGtggaaccaccaccaccaccaccgccgccgccctcCAGGTCAGGAACAAGAGTGAAGAACAATGTCCACCTGAGAAGAGCAGCTGCAGGACCGGGATGTACTTTCATAAGAGGACTGTGCAACCAACCTTTACCGTTAAGCAACAagaaatgatgtcttttttggatCTTTTTG AAGATGACCTAATCCATGACTTTTTGTTGATGGACTGTTGCTGTAAAATCACAGACAAG TATCTTCTGGCCATGGTTTTCATCTACTTCAAAAGGTCTCACTTGACCATTGAAGAATACACCAAGAAGAACTTTTTCATTGCACT GTATCTAGCCAACAgcatggaggaagaagaggaggagagtaAATATGAGATTTTTCCTTGGGCATTGGGTAAGACCTGGAGGAAGAAGGTCACGCAATTCCTCCAAATGAAGGACAAGTTCTGGGTGCGCATTGAGTTCAGAGCGGCCGTCAGCAGACGTTGCTGTGAAgag GTAATGGCCATCATGCCATCTCACTTTGTGTGGAAACGAGAGCGCTCAGAGGAACACAGTGGCGCTCACAGGCAAACGGACAAAGTCAGTTATCCCCGAGGGCCTTCAGCTTCTCCACTCCCTTGTATCCGCTGTAATCGCAAGAGCACATTCAGTCAGCGGCTGCAGATATCCAGAAGCTTGTCTTTGCCCAGCTGCAAGAATAAGATTTCTCAAAGCACTGCGCTGAGTTTGGAGAAAACCCCACCACCACCCATTGCCACTTGTAGGGAGACCAGTGACCAAAGCCAGCGTTCTTCCAACGACAGCGACTTACCTGCTAGCTATCCTACTGGAG GCAGTTTGTCCTCCGACTCCTACATGTACGACTCCTCCATGGACTGGATCAATAAATAG
- the trmt61b gene encoding tRNA (adenine(58)-N(1))-methyltransferase, mitochondrial isoform X1: protein MTVQMPCAGLLILSRLVRIHTHPLELYRHRYMSVKCHSNQVEMKRFSTACVKCSNDDREGSKTQLLTTKQVARQSLLSRRSLSPLERISSLLPQDALGPEVMQLRDQNHPHEEETYTEEHSSSDPSSDAKDGPSLKEKNPDHCNDVAAQQMETTLQRKTILAYGELLVAEYHKKGCVEFRKMFQLQLGTRLLSSWGIILHDDVVGQPAAHVQRTSRGVPIFIRRASLEDYVLYMKRGPAISYPKDASAMLLMMDVTEGDYVLDSGSGSGAMSLFLSRAVGSRGSVLSIDIREDHLKRAMLNYQRWRAAWRARQGEEWPDNVRFHKADLCAASPLLARRAFDAVALDLISPQLVLPTVIPHLHPGAVCAVYLANITQVIDLLEGIRCTALPLLCERIFDIPTRDWLVGPARLKDGRYCSKKAPSLNGAPVEEENASVEVEQGDLSVFVFWEIAKKLKLSHPYSIPDEDPAFGSIPYIARPHPQQLSHTAFLVKLRKFVT, encoded by the exons ATGACAGTACAAATGCCTTGTGCTGGACTTCTTATTTTATCTAGACTGGTACGTATTCACACACACCCTCTTGAACTTTACAGACACAGATACATGTCTGTGAAATGTCATTCCAATCAAGTGGAAATGAAAAGGTTTTCAACcgcttgtgtgaaatgtagcaatgATGACAGAGAGGGCTCCAAAACACAACTACTGACCACCAAGCAGGTAGCTAGGCAGTCGCTGCTGTCCAGGAGATCTTTATCTCCCCTCGAGAGGATAAGTTCCCTGCTTCCACAGGATGCATTGGGCCCTGAGGTGATGCAACTGAGAGATCAGAACCATCCACATGAAGAAGAAACCTATACGGAGGAGCACAGCTCATCTGATCCCAGTTCAGATGCAAAAGATGGACCATCTTTGAAAGAAAAGAATCCAGACCATTGCAATGATGTGGCTGCACAGCAGATGGAAACTACCCTCCAACGAAAGACCATTCTTGCATACGGGGAGCTGCTAGTGGCCGAGTATCATAAAAAAGGCTGTGTGGAATTCAGGAAGATGTTCCAGCTTCAACTTGGAACACGTCTTTTGAGCAGCTGGGGGATTATCCTGCATGATGATGTAGTTGGGCAGCCTGCAGCTCACGTCCAGAGAACAAGCAGGGGGGTCCCCATCTTCATACGACGTGCAAGTTTGGAAGATTATGTGCTGTATATGAAGAGAGGCCCTGCTATCTCCTATCCAAAG GATGCCAGCGCTATGCTGCTGATGATGGACGTCACGGAGGGAGATTATGTGCTGGACTCGGGCTCCGGGTCTGGGGCCATGTCTCTGTTTTTATCTCGGGCAG TGGGCTCCAGGGGCAGCGTGCTGAGTATAGACATCAGAGAGGATCACCTCAAAAGAGCTATGCTCAACTACCAACGCTGGAGAGCCGCATGGAGAGCGCGGCAAGGGGAGGAGTGGCCTGACAATGTCCGTTTCCATAAGGCTGACCTTTGCGCGGCTTCACCTCTTCTTGCCCGTCGGGCATTCGATGCG GTGGCTCTTGATCTGATAAGcccacagcttgttttgcccACTGTGATTCCACATCTGCACCCTGGGGCCGTGTGTGCTGTCTACCTCGCCAA TATCACTCAAGTGATCGACCTTCTGGAAGGGATTCGATGCACAGCGCTTCCTTTGTTGTGCGAACGCATCTTCGATATTCCCACTCGGGACTGGCTTGTTGGTCCCGCCCGTCTTAAAGACGGGCGCTATTGCTCGAAGAAAGCGCCGAGCCTCAATGGAGCCCCCGTAGAGGAGGAGAACGCTTCAGTTGAGGTGGAACAAGGTGACTTAAGTGTGTTTGTATTTTGGGAAATTGCTAAAAAGTTGAAACTTAGCCATCCGTATTCAATTCCAGATGAAGATCCAGCCTTTGGGAGTATCCCGTATATTGCCAGGCCTCACCCACAACAGTTGAGCCACACAG CATTCCTGGTGAAACTGCGGAAGTTTGTGACATAG
- the trmt61b gene encoding tRNA (adenine(58)-N(1))-methyltransferase, mitochondrial isoform X3, translating to MTVQMPCAGLLILSRLVRIHTHPLELYRHRYMSVKCHSNQVEMKRFSTACVKCSNDDREGSKTQLLTTKQVARQSLLSRRSLSPLERISSLLPQDALGPEVMQLRDQNHPHEEETYTEEHSSSDPSSDAKDGPSLKEKNPDHCNDVAAQQMETTLQRKTILAYGELLVAEYHKKGCVEFRKMFQLQLGTRLLSSWGIILHDDVVGQPAAHVQRTSRGVPIFIRRASLEDYVLYMKRGPAISYPKDASAMLLMMDVTEGDYVLDSGSGSGAMSLFLSRAVGSRGSVLSIDIREDHLKRAMLNYQRWRAAWRARQGEEWPDNVALDLISPQLVLPTVIPHLHPGAVCAVYLANITQVIDLLEGIRCTALPLLCERIFDIPTRDWLVGPARLKDGRYCSKKAPSLNGAPVEEENASVEVEQDEDPAFGSIPYIARPHPQQLSHTAFLVKLRKFVT from the exons ATGACAGTACAAATGCCTTGTGCTGGACTTCTTATTTTATCTAGACTGGTACGTATTCACACACACCCTCTTGAACTTTACAGACACAGATACATGTCTGTGAAATGTCATTCCAATCAAGTGGAAATGAAAAGGTTTTCAACcgcttgtgtgaaatgtagcaatgATGACAGAGAGGGCTCCAAAACACAACTACTGACCACCAAGCAGGTAGCTAGGCAGTCGCTGCTGTCCAGGAGATCTTTATCTCCCCTCGAGAGGATAAGTTCCCTGCTTCCACAGGATGCATTGGGCCCTGAGGTGATGCAACTGAGAGATCAGAACCATCCACATGAAGAAGAAACCTATACGGAGGAGCACAGCTCATCTGATCCCAGTTCAGATGCAAAAGATGGACCATCTTTGAAAGAAAAGAATCCAGACCATTGCAATGATGTGGCTGCACAGCAGATGGAAACTACCCTCCAACGAAAGACCATTCTTGCATACGGGGAGCTGCTAGTGGCCGAGTATCATAAAAAAGGCTGTGTGGAATTCAGGAAGATGTTCCAGCTTCAACTTGGAACACGTCTTTTGAGCAGCTGGGGGATTATCCTGCATGATGATGTAGTTGGGCAGCCTGCAGCTCACGTCCAGAGAACAAGCAGGGGGGTCCCCATCTTCATACGACGTGCAAGTTTGGAAGATTATGTGCTGTATATGAAGAGAGGCCCTGCTATCTCCTATCCAAAG GATGCCAGCGCTATGCTGCTGATGATGGACGTCACGGAGGGAGATTATGTGCTGGACTCGGGCTCCGGGTCTGGGGCCATGTCTCTGTTTTTATCTCGGGCAG TGGGCTCCAGGGGCAGCGTGCTGAGTATAGACATCAGAGAGGATCACCTCAAAAGAGCTATGCTCAACTACCAACGCTGGAGAGCCGCATGGAGAGCGCGGCAAGGGGAGGAGTGGCCTGACAAT GTGGCTCTTGATCTGATAAGcccacagcttgttttgcccACTGTGATTCCACATCTGCACCCTGGGGCCGTGTGTGCTGTCTACCTCGCCAA TATCACTCAAGTGATCGACCTTCTGGAAGGGATTCGATGCACAGCGCTTCCTTTGTTGTGCGAACGCATCTTCGATATTCCCACTCGGGACTGGCTTGTTGGTCCCGCCCGTCTTAAAGACGGGCGCTATTGCTCGAAGAAAGCGCCGAGCCTCAATGGAGCCCCCGTAGAGGAGGAGAACGCTTCAGTTGAGGTGGAACAAG ATGAAGATCCAGCCTTTGGGAGTATCCCGTATATTGCCAGGCCTCACCCACAACAGTTGAGCCACACAG CATTCCTGGTGAAACTGCGGAAGTTTGTGACATAG
- the trmt61b gene encoding tRNA (adenine(58)-N(1))-methyltransferase, mitochondrial isoform X2, translating to MTVQMPCAGLLILSRLVRIHTHPLELYRHRYMSVKCHSNQVEMKRFSTACVKCSNDDREGSKTQLLTTKQVARQSLLSRRSLSPLERISSLLPQDALGPEVMQLRDQNHPHEEETYTEEHSSSDPSSDAKDGPSLKEKNPDHCNDVAAQQMETTLQRKTILAYGELLVAEYHKKGCVEFRKMFQLQLGTRLLSSWGIILHDDVVGQPAAHVQRTSRGVPIFIRRASLEDYVLYMKRGPAISYPKDASAMLLMMDVTEGDYVLDSGSGSGAMSLFLSRAVGSRGSVLSIDIREDHLKRAMLNYQRWRAAWRARQGEEWPDNVRFHKADLCAASPLLARRAFDAVALDLISPQLVLPTVIPHLHPGAVCAVYLANITQVIDLLEGIRCTALPLLCERIFDIPTRDWLVGPARLKDGRYCSKKAPSLNGAPVEEENASVEVEQDEDPAFGSIPYIARPHPQQLSHTAFLVKLRKFVT from the exons ATGACAGTACAAATGCCTTGTGCTGGACTTCTTATTTTATCTAGACTGGTACGTATTCACACACACCCTCTTGAACTTTACAGACACAGATACATGTCTGTGAAATGTCATTCCAATCAAGTGGAAATGAAAAGGTTTTCAACcgcttgtgtgaaatgtagcaatgATGACAGAGAGGGCTCCAAAACACAACTACTGACCACCAAGCAGGTAGCTAGGCAGTCGCTGCTGTCCAGGAGATCTTTATCTCCCCTCGAGAGGATAAGTTCCCTGCTTCCACAGGATGCATTGGGCCCTGAGGTGATGCAACTGAGAGATCAGAACCATCCACATGAAGAAGAAACCTATACGGAGGAGCACAGCTCATCTGATCCCAGTTCAGATGCAAAAGATGGACCATCTTTGAAAGAAAAGAATCCAGACCATTGCAATGATGTGGCTGCACAGCAGATGGAAACTACCCTCCAACGAAAGACCATTCTTGCATACGGGGAGCTGCTAGTGGCCGAGTATCATAAAAAAGGCTGTGTGGAATTCAGGAAGATGTTCCAGCTTCAACTTGGAACACGTCTTTTGAGCAGCTGGGGGATTATCCTGCATGATGATGTAGTTGGGCAGCCTGCAGCTCACGTCCAGAGAACAAGCAGGGGGGTCCCCATCTTCATACGACGTGCAAGTTTGGAAGATTATGTGCTGTATATGAAGAGAGGCCCTGCTATCTCCTATCCAAAG GATGCCAGCGCTATGCTGCTGATGATGGACGTCACGGAGGGAGATTATGTGCTGGACTCGGGCTCCGGGTCTGGGGCCATGTCTCTGTTTTTATCTCGGGCAG TGGGCTCCAGGGGCAGCGTGCTGAGTATAGACATCAGAGAGGATCACCTCAAAAGAGCTATGCTCAACTACCAACGCTGGAGAGCCGCATGGAGAGCGCGGCAAGGGGAGGAGTGGCCTGACAATGTCCGTTTCCATAAGGCTGACCTTTGCGCGGCTTCACCTCTTCTTGCCCGTCGGGCATTCGATGCG GTGGCTCTTGATCTGATAAGcccacagcttgttttgcccACTGTGATTCCACATCTGCACCCTGGGGCCGTGTGTGCTGTCTACCTCGCCAA TATCACTCAAGTGATCGACCTTCTGGAAGGGATTCGATGCACAGCGCTTCCTTTGTTGTGCGAACGCATCTTCGATATTCCCACTCGGGACTGGCTTGTTGGTCCCGCCCGTCTTAAAGACGGGCGCTATTGCTCGAAGAAAGCGCCGAGCCTCAATGGAGCCCCCGTAGAGGAGGAGAACGCTTCAGTTGAGGTGGAACAAG ATGAAGATCCAGCCTTTGGGAGTATCCCGTATATTGCCAGGCCTCACCCACAACAGTTGAGCCACACAG CATTCCTGGTGAAACTGCGGAAGTTTGTGACATAG